In the genome of Aureimonas sp. OT7, one region contains:
- a CDS encoding ABC transporter ATP-binding protein has product MTDTMLRLNAVERRYTQGENELIILDKADFAMMPGEMVALVAPSGAGKSTLLHIAGLLERPDSGEVYIGGQACGALSDAERTSARRNAIGFVYQFHHLLPEFSALENVMLPQMIAGLPRRKAAERAEQLLGYLRIGKRAEHRPAELSGGEQQRVAIARAVANNPYVLLADEPTGNLDPVTSHYVFDALTALVRQSGVAALIATHNHELAKRMDRVVTLAEGRIVPFDSFGV; this is encoded by the coding sequence ATGACCGATACGATGCTGAGGCTCAACGCGGTCGAGCGCCGCTACACGCAGGGCGAAAACGAACTCATCATCCTGGACAAGGCGGACTTCGCCATGATGCCGGGCGAGATGGTCGCCCTGGTGGCGCCGTCGGGCGCGGGCAAGTCGACGCTCCTGCATATCGCAGGCCTGCTGGAGCGGCCGGACAGCGGAGAGGTGTATATCGGCGGACAGGCCTGCGGTGCGCTGTCCGATGCCGAGCGCACGAGCGCAAGGCGCAACGCCATAGGCTTCGTCTACCAGTTCCATCACCTGCTGCCCGAGTTCTCGGCACTCGAAAACGTCATGTTGCCGCAGATGATCGCCGGCCTGCCACGCCGCAAGGCCGCCGAGCGGGCCGAACAGCTTCTCGGCTATCTGCGCATCGGCAAGCGTGCCGAGCATCGCCCGGCGGAGTTGTCCGGCGGCGAGCAACAGCGCGTCGCCATCGCCCGGGCGGTCGCCAACAACCCGTACGTCCTGTTGGCCGACGAACCCACAGGCAACCTTGATCCGGTGACATCGCATTACGTCTTCGACGCGCTCACCGCGCTTGTGCGACAGTCCGGCGTGGCCGCGCTGATCGCTACCCATAACCACGAACTGGCAAAGCGCATGGACCGCGTGGTGACCCTGGCGGAAGGGCGGATCGTGCCCTTCGACAGCTTCGGTGTCTGA
- a CDS encoding DNA polymerase IV: protein MSDGGAFCRDCLTAQPAGTRRCIACGSPRVLRHPELNALSIAHIDCDAFYATVEKRDRPDLADKPVIIGGRRRGVVLTCCYNARIYGVRSAMPMFKALELCPHAVVLKPDMAKYREVGLAVRERMRRLTPVVEPLSIDEAFLDLGGTELLHKATPALSLARLADAVERELGIGVSIGLSHNKFLAKLASDLQKPRGFSVIGKAETTDLLAGRKVTSIWGVGSATARSLSADGITMIGQLQEMELESLIRRYGVMGQRLWRLSRGIDDRRVDPTGEAKSISAETTFDKDLSHPEELLPILRTLCERVAHRLKQTELAGTTVVLKLKTADFRTRTRNRKLADPTRLADRLFATGRELLQRELDGTRFRLLGIGCNEFAPAVHADPPDMLDPGLQKRAKAEAALDSLRGRFGDRSIETGYTFRPQSRAKDGG from the coding sequence TTGAGCGATGGAGGTGCCTTCTGCCGCGACTGCCTGACGGCGCAGCCGGCCGGAACACGGCGCTGCATCGCCTGCGGAAGCCCGCGCGTCCTGCGCCATCCTGAACTGAATGCCCTGTCCATCGCCCATATCGATTGCGACGCATTCTATGCGACAGTGGAAAAGCGCGACCGGCCCGACCTTGCCGACAAGCCGGTCATCATCGGCGGACGCAGGCGCGGCGTGGTGCTGACATGCTGCTACAATGCGCGGATCTATGGCGTGCGCTCGGCGATGCCGATGTTCAAGGCGCTCGAGCTCTGCCCTCATGCCGTGGTGCTGAAACCCGACATGGCCAAGTACAGGGAGGTCGGCCTTGCCGTGCGCGAGCGGATGCGACGCCTGACGCCGGTGGTGGAACCCCTGTCCATCGACGAAGCGTTCCTGGACCTCGGTGGCACCGAATTGCTCCACAAGGCGACGCCGGCCCTTTCGCTGGCGCGGCTTGCCGATGCCGTGGAACGCGAGTTGGGAATCGGCGTATCGATCGGCCTGTCGCACAACAAATTCCTCGCCAAACTGGCGTCGGACCTGCAGAAGCCGCGCGGTTTCTCCGTCATCGGCAAGGCGGAGACCACGGATCTTCTGGCCGGCCGCAAGGTGACGTCGATCTGGGGCGTGGGCTCGGCGACGGCGCGCAGCCTGTCGGCCGACGGCATCACGATGATCGGGCAGTTGCAGGAGATGGAGCTGGAATCTCTCATACGTCGCTATGGCGTCATGGGCCAACGCCTGTGGCGGCTTTCCCGCGGGATCGACGACCGGCGCGTCGACCCGACCGGCGAGGCGAAGAGCATTTCCGCCGAGACGACGTTCGACAAGGATCTGTCGCACCCCGAAGAGCTGCTGCCGATCCTGCGCACGCTCTGCGAGCGGGTCGCACACAGGCTCAAGCAGACCGAACTTGCCGGCACGACCGTCGTACTGAAGCTGAAGACAGCGGATTTCCGCACACGGACGCGCAATCGCAAGCTTGCCGACCCGACCCGCCTTGCCGACCGGCTTTTCGCGACGGGGCGCGAGCTTCTCCAGCGTGAGTTGGACGGAACGCGGTTCCGGCTGCTCGGCATCGGCTGCAACGAGTTTGCACCCGCAGTGCACGCCGATCCGCCCGACATGCTGGATCCCGGCCTGCAGAAGCGCGCCAAAGCAGAGGCGGCGCTCGATTCGCTGCGTGGACGCTTCGGCGACCGCTCTATCGAAACCGGCTACACGTTTCGGCCGCAGTCCCGCGCCAAGGATGGCGGCTGA
- a CDS encoding DUF3572 domain-containing protein: MLDSHGRKPRTMAPEAAESLSIEGLSFLAQNEEEFLRFLALSGLTVGELRQAAQSKAFLAGVLDYILGNEKTLLAFAAHAGVSPDSVGAARSALAPVFGTSD, encoded by the coding sequence ATGCTTGATTCACACGGCCGAAAGCCGCGCACCATGGCCCCGGAGGCAGCCGAGAGCCTTTCCATAGAAGGACTGTCTTTCCTGGCGCAGAACGAAGAGGAGTTTCTTCGTTTTCTGGCGCTGTCCGGCCTGACGGTTGGCGAGTTGCGGCAGGCGGCGCAAAGCAAGGCCTTCCTGGCCGGGGTCCTGGATTACATTCTCGGCAACGAGAAGACGCTTCTGGCCTTCGCGGCCCATGCCGGCGTCTCGCCCGACAGCGTGGGGGCCGCCCGCAGCGCGTTGGCCCCCGTTTTTGGAACCTCCGATTGA
- the ampC gene encoding class C beta-lactamase, translated as MMKRSPALAASALLFLSSHALAGEAEINAAADAAARTIMQRHDVPGLAIAVTRNGERHVFNYGVAARDSGLPVTDDTIFEVGSVSKTFTAALGGVAMHKGLMKPGDPAGAFLPWLGDGALARTPVMNLATYTAGGLPLQFPDSITDDASMHAWFAGWKPTSAPGDSRQYSNPSIGLYGATVAAAMDGDFAELMQREIILPLELRSTFTRVPDERMDDYAWGLNRNGRQVRVNPGALDTQAYGIKTTASDLALFLEAQMDASSLDGGLAQTHRPQFRIGPMLQAYGWEIYEDPADLDALLAGNSTDMAMKPQDARPLEAEPTLSHALYNKTGSTAGFGAYAAFLPDRQAGIAILANRSYPNADRIRAAHAILRAMGAID; from the coding sequence ATGATGAAGCGATCCCCTGCCTTGGCAGCGTCCGCCCTCCTTTTCCTGTCATCCCACGCGCTGGCCGGCGAAGCCGAAATCAATGCGGCCGCCGATGCCGCGGCACGCACGATCATGCAGCGGCATGACGTGCCGGGACTTGCCATCGCGGTCACCCGGAACGGAGAACGCCATGTCTTCAATTACGGCGTTGCCGCGCGCGACTCCGGCCTGCCCGTCACCGACGATACCATTTTCGAGGTCGGCTCCGTCAGCAAGACGTTCACCGCCGCCCTCGGCGGCGTCGCCATGCACAAGGGGCTCATGAAGCCGGGCGACCCTGCCGGCGCCTTCCTGCCCTGGCTCGGGGATGGCGCGCTCGCCCGGACCCCGGTGATGAACCTTGCCACCTATACGGCCGGTGGCCTGCCCCTGCAGTTCCCGGACAGCATTACCGACGATGCGTCGATGCACGCCTGGTTTGCAGGGTGGAAGCCAACGAGCGCGCCGGGGGACAGCCGCCAATACTCCAACCCCAGCATCGGCCTTTACGGCGCAACGGTGGCCGCCGCCATGGATGGCGATTTCGCCGAGCTGATGCAGCGCGAAATCATCCTGCCGCTGGAGCTGCGAAGCACCTTCACCCGCGTACCGGATGAACGCATGGACGATTACGCATGGGGCCTCAACCGCAACGGCAGGCAGGTGCGCGTCAATCCCGGTGCGCTGGATACGCAGGCCTACGGCATCAAGACGACCGCATCCGACCTGGCATTGTTTCTTGAAGCCCAGATGGATGCCTCCAGCCTGGACGGCGGCCTGGCGCAGACGCACAGGCCGCAGTTCCGGATCGGGCCGATGCTGCAGGCGTATGGGTGGGAAATCTACGAAGACCCCGCCGACCTCGACGCGCTGCTGGCCGGCAACTCGACCGACATGGCCATGAAGCCCCAGGACGCCCGCCCGCTGGAGGCAGAGCCCACCCTCTCCCATGCGCTCTACAACAAGACGGGCTCGACCGCCGGTTTTGGGGCCTACGCCGCGTTCCTGCCGGATCGGCAGGCCGGTATCGCCATCCTGGCAAATCGCAGCTACCCGAATGCCGACCGCATCCGGGCCGCCCATGCGATCCTGCGGGCGATGGGCGCCATCGACTGA
- the dnaE gene encoding DNA polymerase III subunit alpha: MTESTGNPARPLRFIHLRVHSAYSLLEGALRLDQIIKHAKGDNAPAIGIADTNNLFGALEFSEKAAKAGVQPIIGCQLDVDFQDGDADSTRDKDNATAPLVLIAMDDAGYENLVEIVSMAYLRHEGDQRPHVLADWLSEKAAGIICLTGGPLGPIGTALAAGRVAVARQRLEVLRGAFGDRLYVELQRHGTRGRRTEPATLDLAYEMGLPLVATNEPFFFCAEDSDAHDALIAVASNRLVSHEDRRRLSPDHCLKTQDQMAALFADLPEAIDNTIEIARRCSFRPTTRKPILPRFTTGDEPAESAIDAEAAELRRQAEEGLERRLQSHGPAAGQSEQDYRDRLAFELSIIERMKFPGYFLIVADFIKWAKANGIPVGPGRGSGAGSLVAYSLTITDLDPLRFSLLFERFLNPDRVSMPDFDIDFCQDRREEVIRYVQAKYGRDQVAQIITFGSMQARAVLRDVGRVLEMSYGHVDKLCKLVPANPANPVTLAQALEEEPRLQEAREKEEVVDRLIAIALKLEGLYRHASTHAAGIVIGDRPLSQLVPMYRDPRSDMPVTQYNMKWVEQAGLVKFDFLGLKTLTTLQTAVQLIARQGVHIDLGSIPLDDAPTYEMLARGETVGVFQVESVGMRKALIGMRPDCFEDIIALVALYRPGPMENIPVYNARKHKEEEVEIIHPKIEPILRETQGVIVYQEQVMQIAQVLAGYTLGEADLLRRAMGKKIRAEMDKQRERFVEGCIEGGIPKGQANTIFDLLAKFADYGFNKSHAAAYALVAYQTAYLKANYPTEFLAASMTLDMNNTDKLNDFRNDAKRLGIEVVAPSVQTSFRPFEVEKGRILYSLAAIKGAGEHAVDHIVAERANGPFRSLEDFCARIDPRIVNKRTLECLITAGALDCFGHDRARLCGNIERLSAYAIMVNDGRLSGQHDMFGGGGEPEPLTLKDVPLWTTAERLMREFQSIGFYLSAHPLDEYKAALKRLNVQSYAELSASVRKGATAGRVAGTVTSRQERKTRTGGKIGIVQLSDPTGQFEIVLFTEMLVNFRDMLEAGSSVIVSVSAEERPEGVSLRAQGVESLEVQAARMQKAMKIFMRDARPLASFRSHLAAGGDSEVSLVLVQDNGEREVELLLPGRFRVSPQMAGAIKAAPGVLDVELS, translated from the coding sequence ATGACCGAATCGACGGGCAACCCCGCACGACCGCTCAGGTTCATCCACCTCAGGGTGCATAGCGCCTATTCGTTGCTGGAAGGCGCGTTGCGGCTCGACCAGATCATCAAGCATGCCAAGGGCGACAATGCTCCGGCCATCGGCATCGCCGATACGAACAATTTGTTCGGCGCACTCGAATTTTCGGAAAAGGCAGCCAAGGCCGGTGTCCAACCCATCATCGGCTGCCAGCTCGACGTGGACTTCCAGGACGGGGACGCCGATTCCACCCGCGACAAGGACAATGCGACCGCACCGCTGGTGCTGATCGCAATGGACGATGCCGGCTACGAGAACCTCGTCGAGATCGTATCCATGGCCTATCTGCGGCACGAGGGGGACCAGCGTCCGCATGTGCTTGCCGACTGGCTGTCGGAGAAGGCGGCAGGGATCATCTGCCTGACGGGTGGTCCGCTCGGCCCCATCGGCACGGCGCTGGCGGCCGGCCGCGTGGCGGTGGCCCGCCAGCGGCTGGAGGTTCTGCGCGGCGCCTTCGGCGATCGCCTCTACGTGGAACTCCAGCGGCATGGAACGCGTGGCCGGCGTACGGAGCCCGCGACGCTGGATCTCGCCTACGAGATGGGGCTGCCGCTGGTGGCCACTAACGAGCCGTTCTTCTTCTGTGCCGAAGATTCCGACGCCCATGACGCTCTCATCGCCGTCGCCAGCAACCGTCTCGTGAGCCATGAAGACAGGCGGCGGCTTTCGCCCGACCATTGCCTGAAGACGCAGGACCAGATGGCGGCGCTGTTCGCCGACCTGCCGGAGGCGATCGACAATACGATCGAGATCGCCCGGCGCTGCTCGTTCCGTCCGACGACCCGAAAGCCGATCCTGCCGCGTTTCACCACCGGGGACGAGCCGGCCGAATCCGCCATAGATGCCGAGGCGGCCGAGCTGCGCCGCCAGGCGGAAGAGGGGCTCGAACGGCGATTGCAATCGCACGGGCCCGCTGCCGGCCAGAGCGAGCAGGATTACCGCGACCGGCTGGCCTTCGAGCTGTCGATCATCGAGCGGATGAAGTTTCCGGGCTACTTCCTGATCGTGGCGGACTTCATCAAGTGGGCCAAGGCCAACGGCATTCCCGTGGGGCCGGGGCGCGGCTCCGGCGCGGGTTCGCTCGTCGCCTATTCGCTCACCATCACCGACCTCGACCCCTTGCGCTTCTCTTTGCTCTTCGAGCGCTTCCTCAATCCCGACCGTGTCTCGATGCCGGATTTCGACATCGACTTCTGCCAGGACCGGCGCGAAGAGGTCATCCGCTACGTGCAGGCGAAGTACGGGCGCGATCAGGTGGCGCAGATCATCACCTTCGGTTCGATGCAGGCGCGCGCTGTCCTGCGGGACGTCGGCCGTGTCCTGGAGATGAGCTACGGCCATGTCGACAAGCTGTGCAAGCTGGTGCCGGCCAACCCCGCCAACCCGGTGACGCTGGCCCAGGCCCTTGAGGAAGAGCCGCGCCTGCAGGAGGCGCGCGAAAAGGAAGAGGTGGTCGACCGGCTGATCGCCATCGCGCTCAAGCTGGAGGGCCTTTACCGCCACGCGTCCACCCACGCCGCCGGCATCGTGATCGGCGACAGGCCATTGTCGCAACTGGTGCCGATGTACCGGGATCCGCGGTCCGACATGCCGGTCACCCAGTACAACATGAAGTGGGTGGAGCAGGCCGGGCTCGTCAAGTTCGACTTCCTGGGCCTGAAGACGCTGACGACGCTGCAGACCGCCGTCCAGTTGATCGCGCGGCAGGGTGTGCACATCGACCTCGGTTCCATCCCGCTGGACGACGCGCCCACCTACGAGATGCTGGCACGCGGTGAGACCGTCGGCGTGTTCCAGGTGGAATCGGTGGGCATGCGCAAGGCTCTCATCGGCATGCGCCCGGACTGCTTCGAGGATATCATTGCGCTGGTAGCGTTGTACCGGCCGGGCCCTATGGAGAACATCCCGGTCTACAACGCGCGCAAGCACAAGGAAGAAGAGGTGGAGATCATCCACCCCAAGATCGAGCCGATCCTGCGCGAAACCCAGGGCGTGATCGTCTACCAGGAGCAGGTGATGCAGATCGCCCAGGTTCTGGCGGGATACACGCTCGGCGAAGCCGATCTTCTGCGCCGCGCCATGGGCAAGAAGATCCGCGCCGAAATGGACAAGCAGCGCGAGCGGTTCGTCGAAGGCTGTATCGAGGGCGGCATCCCGAAGGGGCAGGCCAACACCATCTTCGACCTTCTGGCCAAGTTCGCCGATTACGGCTTCAACAAAAGTCACGCCGCCGCCTATGCCCTTGTCGCCTACCAGACGGCCTATCTGAAGGCGAACTATCCGACGGAGTTCCTGGCCGCGTCCATGACGCTGGATATGAACAACACGGACAAGCTCAACGACTTTCGCAACGACGCCAAGCGCCTTGGCATCGAGGTGGTGGCCCCATCGGTGCAGACGTCGTTCCGCCCCTTCGAAGTGGAGAAGGGGCGCATTCTCTATTCGCTGGCCGCCATCAAGGGCGCCGGCGAGCACGCGGTGGACCATATCGTAGCGGAGCGCGCCAACGGGCCCTTCCGCTCGCTCGAGGATTTCTGCGCCCGGATCGATCCGAGGATCGTGAACAAGCGGACACTGGAATGCCTCATCACCGCGGGTGCGCTGGATTGCTTCGGCCATGACCGGGCGCGGTTGTGCGGCAATATCGAGCGGCTGTCGGCCTATGCGATCATGGTCAATGACGGACGGCTGAGCGGCCAGCACGACATGTTCGGGGGCGGCGGCGAGCCGGAGCCGCTGACCTTGAAGGATGTGCCTTTATGGACGACGGCGGAGCGCCTGATGCGCGAGTTCCAGTCGATCGGGTTCTATCTTTCGGCCCACCCGCTGGACGAGTACAAGGCCGCGCTGAAGCGGTTGAACGTGCAATCCTACGCCGAATTGTCGGCATCGGTGCGCAAGGGGGCGACGGCGGGCCGCGTGGCCGGAACCGTGACCAGCCGCCAGGAGCGCAAGACGCGGACCGGCGGCAAGATCGGCATCGTGCAATTGTCGGATCCGACCGGTCAGTTCGAGATCGTATTGTTTACCGAGATGCTGGTGAACTTTCGCGACATGCTGGAGGCCGGGTCATCCGTCATCGTCTCCGTATCGGCGGAGGAGCGGCCCGAAGGCGTTTCACTGCGGGCGCAGGGCGTGGAAAGCCTGGAGGTGCAGGCAGCCCGCATGCAGAAGGCCATGAAGATATTCATGCGCGATGCGCGCCCGCTTGCCAGTTTCCGCAGCCATCTGGCGGCTGGCGGCGACAGTGAGGTTTCCCTCGTGCTGGTGCAGGACAATGGCGAGCGGGAGGTCGAGTTGCTGCTGCCGGGCCGATTCCGTGTTTCGCCGCAGATGGCCGGCGCGATCAAGGCCGCGCCCGGCGTTCTGGATGTCGAGCTCAGCTAG
- a CDS encoding response regulator, producing the protein MSKTVMIVEDNELNMKLFRDLIEANGYRTVHTRSGLAAMDLAREHRPDLILMDIQLPEISGLDVTRKLKADDALKSIPVIAVTAFAMKGDEERIRQGGCEAYISKPISVTHFIDTIKQFLGDAA; encoded by the coding sequence ATGTCCAAGACAGTGATGATCGTCGAAGACAATGAGCTGAACATGAAGCTCTTCCGCGACCTGATCGAGGCCAATGGCTACCGGACGGTGCATACGCGCAGCGGGCTGGCGGCAATGGATCTGGCAAGAGAGCATCGGCCCGACCTGATCCTGATGGACATTCAACTACCTGAGATTTCCGGTCTCGACGTGACGCGCAAGCTCAAGGCCGATGATGCGTTGAAGTCGATTCCCGTGATCGCCGTGACGGCATTCGCGATGAAGGGCGACGAAGAGCGAATCCGGCAGGGCGGCTGCGAGGCCTACATTTCCAAACCCATTTCCGTCACGCACTTCATCGACACCATCAAGCAGTTTCTGGGCGACGCGGCATAA
- the proS gene encoding proline--tRNA ligase, producing MRLSSYFLPILKETPKEAEIVSHRLMLRAGMIRQQAAGLYSWLPLGKKVLDKVCDIIREEQNRSGAIEILMPTIQSADLWRESGRYDDYGKEMLRITDRHERDLLFGPTNEEMVTDIFRSYVRSYKDLPLNLYHVQWKFRDEVRPRFGVMRSREFLMKDAYSFDVDYESAKVAYDRMFVAYLRTFERCGLKAIPMRADTGPIGGELSHEFIILASTGESEVFCQRDYLDMKVPAHDVDFSDKAELAEIVREWTTPYAATEEMHDEAAWNAFPEGERVAARGIEVGHIFHFGTKYSEPMKAFVTGPDGKDAPVHMGSYGIGPSRLVAAIIEASHDEAGIVWPKGVAPFDVGLINMKPGDTDCDTACEGLYRELGRAGFDVLYDDQDTRAGAKFATMDLIGLPLQVIVGPRGAKAGEVEIKHRATGERETVPLANLVARLSA from the coding sequence ATGCGTCTCTCCAGCTATTTTCTTCCCATCCTCAAAGAGACGCCGAAGGAAGCCGAGATCGTTTCCCATCGGCTGATGCTTCGGGCCGGCATGATCCGCCAGCAGGCAGCGGGGCTCTATTCGTGGCTGCCGCTCGGCAAGAAGGTTCTGGACAAGGTTTGCGACATCATCCGCGAGGAGCAGAACCGCTCCGGCGCGATCGAGATCCTGATGCCGACGATCCAGTCGGCGGATCTGTGGCGCGAAAGCGGCCGCTACGACGACTACGGCAAGGAGATGCTCCGCATCACCGACCGGCACGAGCGCGATCTTCTGTTCGGCCCGACCAACGAGGAGATGGTCACCGATATCTTCCGCTCCTACGTGCGCTCCTACAAGGATTTGCCGCTTAACCTGTACCACGTGCAATGGAAGTTCCGTGACGAGGTGCGGCCCCGCTTCGGCGTCATGCGCTCGCGTGAGTTCCTGATGAAGGATGCCTACTCCTTCGACGTGGACTACGAATCGGCGAAGGTCGCCTATGACCGCATGTTCGTTGCCTATCTGCGCACCTTCGAGCGGTGCGGCCTGAAGGCCATTCCCATGCGGGCCGATACCGGCCCCATCGGTGGCGAGCTCAGCCACGAGTTCATCATCCTGGCGTCCACCGGCGAGAGCGAGGTGTTCTGCCAGCGCGACTATCTCGACATGAAGGTGCCGGCCCACGACGTCGACTTTTCCGACAAGGCGGAACTGGCCGAGATCGTCCGCGAATGGACCACGCCCTATGCCGCGACCGAGGAGATGCACGACGAAGCCGCCTGGAATGCGTTTCCGGAAGGTGAGCGGGTTGCGGCGCGCGGCATAGAGGTGGGCCACATCTTCCATTTCGGCACGAAATACTCCGAGCCCATGAAAGCCTTCGTCACCGGGCCGGACGGCAAGGATGCGCCGGTCCACATGGGGTCCTACGGCATCGGGCCGAGCCGGCTGGTGGCCGCCATCATCGAAGCCTCGCACGACGAAGCGGGCATCGTCTGGCCGAAGGGCGTTGCGCCCTTCGATGTCGGCCTTATCAACATGAAGCCGGGCGACACGGACTGCGATACGGCCTGCGAGGGCCTTTACCGCGAACTCGGCCGCGCCGGGTTCGACGTCCTCTACGACGACCAGGACACGCGGGCCGGAGCCAAGTTCGCCACGATGGACCTGATCGGCCTGCCGCTGCAGGTCATCGTCGGGCCGCGCGGCGCCAAGGCCGGCGAGGTGGAGATCAAGCATCGCGCCACCGGCGAGCGGGAAACGGTGCCGCTGGCCAACCTCGTCGCGCGGCTGTCCGCATGA
- a CDS encoding lipoprotein-releasing ABC transporter permease subunit, which yields MTVPAGDLPGAAGGTRPFSRFEWMIAGRYLRARRRDAGVSVIAGFSFVGIMLGVAALIIVMSVMNGFRTELLTRILGVNGHVILMPIDTPLRDFDTVAQRIDGVSGVQFTMPLVQGQVLASGANSAGTGALVKGVREADLKKLAPIADNIRGGTLDGFDDSGGVAVGSRLAASLGLSLGDMITLVSPEGDVTPFGNTPRVKAYPVSAIFEIGLSEYDAAYVYMPLSEAQLFFNSEDQAQQIEIFVANPDAVVSLQGPIEQAAARPGYTVTWQQQNASFFSALQVERNVMFIILTLIVLVAALNIISGLFMLVKDKGSAIAILRTMGATKGAIMRIFLITGASIGVAGTLAGLILGVVFCLNIENLRQFFSWISGTTIFNPEFYFLSRLPAEVQVGEVVTVVAMAVGMSFLATLLPSWQASRLDPVEALRYE from the coding sequence ATGACCGTGCCTGCCGGCGACCTGCCGGGCGCGGCCGGCGGCACACGCCCCTTCTCGCGCTTCGAGTGGATGATCGCGGGGCGATACCTGCGGGCGCGCCGTCGGGACGCCGGCGTCTCGGTGATCGCCGGCTTCTCCTTCGTCGGCATCATGCTGGGCGTTGCCGCCCTTATCATCGTGATGTCGGTGATGAACGGCTTCCGGACCGAGCTTCTGACGCGCATCCTCGGCGTCAACGGGCACGTGATCCTGATGCCCATCGATACGCCGCTGCGCGATTTCGATACGGTGGCGCAGCGTATCGACGGCGTCTCCGGAGTCCAGTTCACCATGCCGCTGGTGCAGGGCCAGGTGCTGGCCAGTGGGGCCAACTCGGCCGGCACCGGCGCGCTGGTGAAGGGCGTGCGCGAAGCCGATCTGAAGAAGCTTGCGCCCATCGCCGACAACATACGCGGCGGCACGCTGGATGGGTTCGACGACAGCGGGGGCGTTGCCGTCGGCAGCCGCCTGGCCGCATCGCTTGGCCTCTCCCTCGGCGACATGATCACCCTCGTGTCGCCGGAAGGCGACGTCACCCCCTTCGGCAATACGCCGCGCGTCAAGGCCTACCCGGTTTCGGCGATCTTCGAGATCGGCTTGTCGGAATACGACGCCGCCTATGTCTACATGCCGTTGTCGGAGGCGCAGCTCTTCTTCAACAGTGAAGACCAGGCACAGCAGATCGAGATTTTCGTCGCCAACCCCGACGCGGTCGTTTCCCTGCAGGGGCCGATAGAGCAGGCGGCCGCGCGGCCCGGCTACACCGTGACCTGGCAGCAGCAGAACGCCAGCTTCTTCTCGGCCCTGCAGGTCGAGCGGAACGTAATGTTCATCATCCTGACGCTGATCGTGCTGGTTGCCGCGCTGAACATCATCTCCGGCCTGTTCATGCTGGTGAAGGACAAGGGCAGCGCTATTGCCATCCTGCGGACCATGGGCGCCACCAAGGGCGCGATCATGCGGATCTTCCTGATCACCGGCGCATCCATCGGCGTCGCCGGTACGCTGGCGGGGCTGATCCTGGGCGTGGTGTTCTGCCTCAACATCGAGAATCTGCGCCAGTTCTTCTCGTGGATTTCGGGCACGACGATCTTCAATCCGGAATTCTACTTCCTCAGCCGCCTGCCGGCGGAGGTCCAGGTGGGAGAGGTCGTCACGGTGGTCGCGATGGCCGTCGGCATGTCTTTCCTGGCCACCTTGCTGCCGTCCTGGCAGGCATCCAGGCTCGACCCCGTAGAGGCGCTGCGTTACGAATGA
- the rpmG gene encoding 50S ribosomal protein L33, translating to MAKATTIKIKLLSTADTGYFYVTTKNSRTMTEKMVKTKYDPVARKHVEFREAKIK from the coding sequence ATGGCCAAGGCAACCACGATCAAGATCAAGCTGCTCAGCACCGCTGACACCGGCTATTTCTATGTCACGACGAAGAACAGCCGCACGATGACCGAGAAGATGGTCAAGACCAAGTATGATCCGGTCGCGCGCAAGCACGTCGAGTTCCGCGAAGCGAAGATCAAGTAA